Within the Dolichospermum compactum NIES-806 genome, the region TCTTGATGTAATTACGGCGAATTTTCCCAGAAATGTGTGCTAGGACATTAAAGCCGTTATCTAAGTCAACACGAAACATTGCATTAGGCAACGATTCGGTGACAGTCCCTTCCATTTCAATTAGATCTTGCTTAGACAAGTTTTTTCCTCAACTCAACAATCTCCTATTGTCCTTGTCCACTTTCATGGGCATCAAGAACACAATTAGAGAAAATATCAACAGTTTATTAATACATCTTAGCTAAAATTGACTTGCGCCTAGCTTGGAAGATAGGGGAGAGGTGATAGGCAATGGAAAATTTTGTTTTTTCTTTCTGCCGACATAAACCGCTACCCCTGAGTTTCTTTAAGCAGCTATGATATTTTTCAAATCAGTAAAAACTTCTTCTTGGGACTGATTACCGTTGACTGTGAGGAGTTTTTGGCGATCTGTAAAATAGTTAATTAAGGGTGCAGTTTCATCGCGGTATACTTCTAAGCGGCGACGAATTACTTCTTCAGTATCATCTTTTCGTCCGCGTCCTAGTAACCGGGTAATGACAGATTCATCTGGTGCATCCAGATTGATTACCTTTTCACCACCCTGTCCTAGACTTGTGAGTAATTCTGCCAGAAACTCTGCTTGTGTAACTTTACGAGGAAAGCCGTCTAAAATCCAACCTGTTATAGCATCTGGTTGTTGCAGACGCTCCTTGACCATATCTTCTACTAATTTGTCTGGCACTAACTCGCCTTTATCCATAAAACCTTGGGCTTGCATTCCCAAATTTGTTTGGTCTTGAATGGCTTGGCGTAAAATGTCACCTGTAGAAATATGAGGAATCTGCAAAAATGCAGCCAAGGTTTTAGCTTGAGTTCCTTTACCAGCGCCTGGTGGTCCCAAGAAGATTAATCGCGTCACTATTGTTTCACCATTCCTTCATATCGCTGAGAGATAACGTAAGTTTGGATTTGTTTAGCCGTATCAATTGCCACACCAACTAGAATTAACAAAGATGTTGCACCCAGTCCTTTAAAGGTGGGAACTTTTAAGGCACTTTCTACGGCTGTGGGAATAATTGCCACTAAACCTAAAAAGATAGCCCCTAAAAAAGTCAGTCGGTTTGTGACCTTTTCGATATACTCACTAGTGGCTTTTCCGGGACGAATACCGGGGATACTAGAACCCATTTTTTTCAAATTCTGAGCCACGTCTACTGGGTTGAGAATCAACGAAGAATAGAAGTAACTGAAGAAAACAATGGAAGTTAAGTAAACGAGAGCATATACCCAAGGTGCAGAACCACCAGGACTTAAATAGGTATTAACGATGTTTGCTAATTCAGGATTTTTAGTGAAATTTGCGACTAAAAGTGGCAAACTCAGGATTGCGGCTGCGAAAATAATCGGCATTACCCCGCCAGAATTAAGGCGTAGAGGTAAATAACTCCGCTGTTCTGCTAAAACTCTTCTGCCTACCTGACGACGAGCCGAAATAATGGGGATGCGGCGCATTCCTTCCTGTACGAACACAATCCCGACGATTGTGAACATAAAAACCAGGACCAGGACGATGACACGCCCAACAATTTCTCGTCCACCAACTTGTACCAAGTCAATGGTATCTCCCAGAGATTTAGGTAAAGAAGCCACAATGTTGACAAAAATCAACAAAGATGCGCCATTCCCGATACCCCGTTCAGTAATTAGTTCCGATGCCCACATCACGAACATTGAACCAGCAGTTAGCGAGATCGCTGTTTCTGCTA harbors:
- the secY gene encoding preprotein translocase subunit SecY, with translation MISRDKAPTAQETFMQMAQAAGLRGRLLVTVGILILVRLGIFLPVPGIDRPKFAEAISGNNSIFGLLDIFSGRGLSTLGIFALGILPFINASIIIQLLTAALPSLENLQKNEGEAGRRKISQITRYVTVVWAIIQSVAFSALFLQQFALNPGPIFVAETAISLTAGSMFVMWASELITERGIGNGASLLIFVNIVASLPKSLGDTIDLVQVGGREIVGRVIVLVLVFMFTIVGIVFVQEGMRRIPIISARRQVGRRVLAEQRSYLPLRLNSGGVMPIIFAAAILSLPLLVANFTKNPELANIVNTYLSPGGSAPWVYALVYLTSIVFFSYFYSSLILNPVDVAQNLKKMGSSIPGIRPGKATSEYIEKVTNRLTFLGAIFLGLVAIIPTAVESALKVPTFKGLGATSLLILVGVAIDTAKQIQTYVISQRYEGMVKQ
- the infA gene encoding translation initiation factor IF-1, with translation MSKQDLIEMEGTVTESLPNAMFRVDLDNGFNVLAHISGKIRRNYIKILPGDRVKVELTPYDLTKGRITYRLRKK
- a CDS encoding adenylate kinase translates to MTRLIFLGPPGAGKGTQAKTLAAFLQIPHISTGDILRQAIQDQTNLGMQAQGFMDKGELVPDKLVEDMVKERLQQPDAITGWILDGFPRKVTQAEFLAELLTSLGQGGEKVINLDAPDESVITRLLGRGRKDDTEEVIRRRLEVYRDETAPLINYFTDRQKLLTVNGNQSQEEVFTDLKNIIAA